In the genome of Treponema pedis, one region contains:
- a CDS encoding ankyrin repeat domain-containing protein, which produces MKKRIISMSIIFIFFLQACSVIDDLYLVQNAIDNFKGTQGYEIAKAVMHENVPKIKEICMENSGAMYVEDNEYHYTVLHWAVGLKKFKSVKALLEAGMNPNVQSSVGGETPLFIATKNEDVDITFLKLLLDYGADPNIGTTAVILPDMIQADGRSTPVFSSFIDGQTPLMTLPTLYIPAKKANPAKAKFLIEKAHADINKKDINGSTAAIRALRFSDIDMAYYLIVECKATVTDPYYFPESVRGRERKKIPQYPVYALREWLYPLDSPEYKKKMDIVKEFEKQGVDYWNTSIPDSILTKIRDLYPDNWKEYSEKY; this is translated from the coding sequence ATGAAAAAGAGAATTATAAGTATGAGCATTATTTTTATATTTTTTTTGCAAGCTTGTTCGGTAATTGATGATTTATATCTAGTGCAAAATGCAATAGATAATTTTAAAGGAACACAAGGATATGAAATTGCAAAAGCCGTGATGCATGAAAATGTTCCAAAAATAAAAGAAATATGCATGGAAAATTCCGGTGCTATGTATGTGGAGGATAATGAATATCACTATACGGTGCTTCATTGGGCTGTAGGGCTTAAAAAATTTAAATCGGTCAAGGCATTACTGGAGGCCGGTATGAATCCGAATGTGCAGTCATCGGTTGGAGGAGAAACTCCGCTTTTTATTGCGACAAAAAATGAAGATGTTGATATTACATTTTTGAAACTGCTTTTAGATTACGGTGCGGACCCTAATATCGGAACAACAGCTGTTATTCTTCCCGATATGATTCAAGCGGATGGGAGAAGTACTCCTGTTTTCAGTTCATTTATCGACGGACAAACTCCGCTTATGACACTTCCGACACTTTATATCCCCGCAAAAAAAGCAAATCCGGCAAAGGCGAAATTCCTTATAGAAAAGGCTCACGCCGACATAAACAAAAAAGATATTAACGGGTCTACTGCGGCAATAAGAGCTTTAAGGTTTTCGGATATTGATATGGCATATTACCTCATTGTTGAATGTAAAGCAACGGTAACCGATCCCTATTATTTTCCCGAATCCGTTAGAGGCAGAGAACGTAAAAAAATACCTCAATATCCTGTTTATGCTTTGAGAGAATGGCTATATCCTCTTGATTCGCCTGAATATAAAAAAAAGATGGATATCGTTAAGGAGTTTGAAAAACAAGGTGTTGATTATTGGAATACATCTATACCTGATAGTATACTCACTAAAATCAGGGACTTGTATCCTGATAATTGGAAAGAGTATTCGGAAAAATATTAA
- a CDS encoding M91 family zinc metallopeptidase translates to MEIRAIGEDGNTYIWDDEKNDFYNKRTREYGTGDEFINSVKDSFIYLKESSYAKDIIESVSQAKNIATIKKSHITRYSIPRFFASKNINIFYDPDSVYFINDGTGSYGSPDTALFHEICHAYGHLVEYKLQERIKDKSVEYKWYNAEEYNAVQMTNRAAI, encoded by the coding sequence ATGGAAATCAGAGCTATAGGTGAAGATGGAAACACTTATATATGGGATGATGAAAAGAATGATTTTTACAATAAACGTACACGTGAATACGGAACAGGAGATGAATTTATAAATTCCGTGAAAGATAGTTTTATTTATTTGAAAGAAAGCTCGTATGCAAAAGATATTATAGAAAGCGTTTCGCAGGCAAAAAACATTGCCACAATAAAAAAATCTCATATTACAAGATATAGTATACCTAGATTCTTTGCTTCTAAAAATATAAATATATTTTATGATCCCGATTCAGTATATTTTATAAATGATGGAACTGGTTCTTATGGAAGCCCTGATACGGCATTATTTCATGAAATCTGCCATGCATATGGACACTTAGTTGAATATAAATTACAAGAACGTATTAAAGATAAGAGTGTTGAGTATAAATGGTATAATGCAGAAGAGTATAATGCCGTTCAAATGACAAATCGAGCAGCTATATAG
- a CDS encoding DUF3997 domain-containing protein, translated as MRRKILLVFFLALLTSCPGLLDWSYVLVNGYEVWHINSDDIHIGFTEDGSTLKTYLDDKLIGVPPYVTAVWHDDRYIIARHISHDDVADYKEGKTVMEDYYLVDSKEKKSFGPYKDINELFIETNIPVVKDITWVLSSEMYKFQKNY; from the coding sequence ATGAGAAGAAAAATTTTATTAGTATTTTTTTTGGCTCTGCTAACTTCATGTCCGGGATTATTGGACTGGTCGTATGTATTGGTTAATGGGTATGAGGTGTGGCATATTAATAGCGATGATATACATATAGGTTTTACAGAAGATGGTTCGACCTTAAAAACATATTTAGACGATAAATTGATAGGTGTTCCGCCTTATGTTACAGCTGTATGGCATGATGACAGATATATTATTGCTCGTCATATTTCCCATGATGATGTAGCTGATTATAAAGAGGGAAAGACTGTAATGGAAGATTATTATTTAGTTGATTCTAAGGAAAAGAAAAGTTTTGGGCCTTATAAAGATATCAACGAACTTTTCATCGAAACAAATATACCTGTGGTAAAAGATATAACATGGGTTTTGAGTTCGGAAATGTATAAATTTCAAAAGAATTATTAA